A genomic window from Rhodanobacteraceae bacterium includes:
- a CDS encoding solute:sodium symporter family transporter translates to MHTITLASFVLFTGLVGLTTWWFTRGDDHASSKGYFLAGRTLSFPLIAGSLLLTNLSTEQMVGLNGAAFSDGLSVMAWEVIAVLALVLMALFFLPRFLKSGIATLPQYLALRFDHGTQVITNLIFLVAYAVILLPIILYTGATGLSGILDVPALTGIDSPTTNLWLLVWLVGIIGSVYALFGGLRTVAVSDLLNGIGLLIGGLLITWFGLQAVSDGRGVAEGWRLLVSAQPERFTSVGTEQQSVPFSTLFTGVLLLHLFYWCTNQQIIQRTFGASSLAEGQKGVLLTGALKLFGPLYLVIPGMIAWQLFAAEGIAPDHAYGRLVHEVLPAPLTGFFAAVMVGAILSSFNSALNSTCTLFSLGLYKTVLRTDADEASVVRSGKVFGWVLAAVSMTIAPLLAHTGSIFGYLQKMNGIYFIPIFAVVVVGMLARRVPPVAAKVALIGGCALIAVGYFVPPFDRMVAAMHEFHFLGAVFVTLVLLMLAIGQARPLPQPWVQQDSGEVDLRPWPLARAAGAALILIVLLIYIGFAQY, encoded by the coding sequence ATGCATACGATCACCCTCGCTTCCTTCGTGTTGTTCACGGGCCTGGTCGGACTGACCACGTGGTGGTTCACCCGCGGCGATGACCATGCCAGCAGCAAGGGCTATTTTCTCGCCGGACGCACGCTCAGCTTCCCGCTGATTGCCGGTTCGCTGTTGCTCACCAATCTGTCGACCGAACAGATGGTGGGTCTGAATGGCGCTGCTTTCAGTGATGGCTTGAGCGTGATGGCCTGGGAAGTGATCGCGGTTCTCGCGCTGGTGCTGATGGCGCTGTTCTTCCTGCCGCGCTTTCTCAAGAGCGGCATCGCCACCCTGCCTCAGTATCTGGCGCTGCGCTTCGACCACGGCACCCAGGTCATCACCAACCTGATTTTCCTGGTTGCCTACGCGGTCATCCTGTTGCCAATCATTCTCTACACGGGCGCCACCGGGCTGAGCGGCATCCTGGATGTGCCGGCACTGACCGGCATCGACAGTCCGACCACCAATCTCTGGCTGCTGGTGTGGCTGGTCGGGATCATCGGCTCGGTGTACGCGCTCTTCGGAGGGTTGCGCACCGTGGCGGTTTCGGATCTGCTGAACGGCATCGGCTTGCTGATCGGCGGCCTGTTGATCACCTGGTTCGGCCTGCAGGCGGTCAGTGACGGACGCGGCGTGGCCGAGGGCTGGCGGTTGCTGGTCTCGGCACAACCGGAACGCTTCACATCGGTCGGCACCGAGCAGCAGTCGGTACCGTTTTCGACGCTGTTCACCGGCGTACTGCTGCTTCACCTGTTTTACTGGTGCACCAACCAGCAGATCATCCAGCGTACCTTCGGTGCGAGCAGTCTGGCGGAGGGTCAGAAGGGTGTGCTGCTGACGGGCGCACTCAAGCTGTTCGGCCCCTTGTACCTGGTCATTCCCGGCATGATTGCCTGGCAGCTGTTCGCGGCCGAAGGCATTGCGCCCGACCACGCCTACGGGCGACTGGTGCACGAGGTACTGCCCGCCCCGCTCACCGGATTCTTCGCCGCGGTCATGGTGGGAGCCATCCTCAGTTCCTTCAATTCGGCGCTCAATTCCACCTGCACGCTGTTCAGTCTGGGCCTGTACAAGACGGTACTGCGCACCGATGCGGATGAGGCCAGCGTGGTGCGCTCGGGCAAGGTCTTTGGCTGGGTGCTGGCCGCCGTCTCGATGACCATCGCGCCCTTGCTGGCCCATACCGGCAGCATCTTTGGCTACCTGCAGAAGATGAATGGCATCTATTTCATCCCGATCTTTGCGGTGGTGGTGGTCGGCATGCTGGCACGACGAGTGCCGCCCGTGGCGGCCAAGGTGGCTCTGATTGGCGGCTGTGCGCTGATCGCGGTGGGTTATTTCGTGCCCCCCTTCGATCGCATGGTAGCGGCGATGCACGAATTCCATTTCCTGGGTGCGGTCTTCGTGACGCTGGTGCTGCTGATGCTGGCCATAGGACAGGCACGGCCATTGCCGCAGCCCTGGGTGCAGCAGGACAGCGGCGAAGTCGATCTCCGCCCCTGGCCGCTGGCCCGGGCTGCCGGTGCCGCACTGATCCTGATC
- a CDS encoding RcnB family protein, which produces MNKLMVAAAALLLGATAMTATADNGRGRDEGRGPGSEQGRGHTQSQPAQKDRGNYGGRGNNEGRRGGDHNGAARDYGQGQRDNRGNRGGHQYGGGQAYQQSRGNLGLASSGAQNEWRGDGRRDNHDRRGNNDRHYNGRSGYGNDYDRHGRGNGWNSGYRQGYRNDHHSRWNNDWRRGWNHGWSGHRYRAPSRYYYPRGYGYRSWYIGYRLPAPFYSSYYYVDYRPYGIAPPPYGCRWVRIDGDLVLVELATGVIVDLLTGFYY; this is translated from the coding sequence ATGAACAAATTGATGGTGGCAGCAGCGGCGCTGCTCTTGGGTGCGACTGCGATGACCGCGACCGCTGACAATGGTCGTGGCCGGGACGAAGGTCGCGGACCGGGCTCCGAGCAGGGTCGCGGTCATACCCAATCGCAACCCGCTCAGAAGGACCGTGGCAACTACGGCGGCCGCGGCAACAACGAGGGCCGTCGAGGCGGCGACCACAACGGTGCCGCTCGCGACTATGGTCAAGGCCAGCGCGACAACCGTGGCAATCGCGGCGGCCATCAATACGGCGGTGGCCAGGCTTATCAGCAAAGCCGCGGCAACCTCGGACTGGCGTCATCGGGTGCGCAGAACGAGTGGCGTGGTGACGGTCGTCGCGACAATCACGACCGTCGCGGTAACAACGATCGTCATTACAATGGCCGCTCCGGGTATGGCAATGACTACGATCGCCATGGTCGCGGCAATGGCTGGAATTCCGGCTACCGCCAGGGCTATCGCAACGATCACCACTCGCGATGGAACAACGATTGGCGGCGCGGCTGGAACCACGGCTGGTCAGGTCACCGCTACCGCGCACCTTCGCGCTACTACTATCCACGCGGTTACGGCTATCGCAGCTGGTACATCGGCTATCGCCTGCCGGCGCCCTTCTACAGCTCCTACTACTACGTCGACTACCGGCCCTACGGCATTGCACCACCGCCCTACGGTTGCCGCTGGGTGCGCATCGACGGTGATCTGGTTCTGGTCGAACTGGCGACCGGCGTCATCGTCGACCTGCTGACCGGCTTCTATTACTGA
- a CDS encoding serine hydrolase has translation MRMTLWAAAGALLMNAFSASAAKTPDVLALKDYADTLLEQSYLSDGPGAVVLVARGDEVLYRGARGLANVELGVPLAPEQVFRIGSVTKQFAAATVMKLIDQGKLSLNDPLSKFLPDYPNGDKITVLQLLNHTSGVKSYTGIPGVMAGPIRMDLSTSALIDTFKNLPVDFAPGSAWAYNNSGYVLVGAVIEAVTGESWDAAIQQLVLAPAGLNHTRLGADDVLIAGMASGYGSKGGKVIPAAYLSMTQPHAAGALVSTVDDLFHWNRALHGGQLLKPESYEQMITPTGAAKDAGYGFGIGPGTVRGRAQLSHGGGIHGFSSHLLYLPKDQISVVILQNSDDGPDVATLAVTLAAFALGDPYPEAKAIAVEPEVLARYEGVYRIDEQNTRTLRLVDGALTSQRSGGQQLKLTPIEADVFLFDDGLTRLTIERDDDNQISGMRLFQNGEGEGQFAERTDEPLPSERAHIDLDAAQLQRVLGAYLAGPGTMTVFVDNDQLKVQLSGQPAFDLLAASPDQFFLTVVDATLEFAAGDPAPSLTLKQGGAVIEFTRKAE, from the coding sequence ATGCGTATGACCCTCTGGGCGGCCGCGGGCGCTTTGCTGATGAACGCTTTCTCGGCCTCGGCCGCGAAAACACCGGACGTGCTCGCGCTGAAGGACTACGCGGACACTCTGCTTGAACAGAGTTATCTGTCCGACGGCCCGGGAGCGGTGGTGCTGGTCGCCCGCGGCGACGAGGTGCTGTACCGCGGTGCCCGCGGACTGGCCAATGTCGAACTGGGGGTGCCGCTGGCGCCCGAGCAGGTGTTCCGCATTGGCTCGGTGACCAAGCAGTTCGCTGCAGCCACGGTGATGAAGCTGATCGATCAGGGCAAGCTCAGCCTGAATGATCCCTTGAGCAAGTTCCTGCCGGATTATCCGAACGGTGACAAGATCACGGTACTGCAGCTGCTCAATCACACCTCCGGGGTCAAGAGTTACACCGGCATTCCTGGCGTGATGGCGGGGCCGATCCGCATGGATCTCAGCACTTCGGCGCTGATCGATACCTTCAAGAACCTGCCGGTGGATTTCGCGCCCGGCTCGGCCTGGGCCTACAACAATTCGGGTTATGTGCTGGTCGGTGCCGTCATCGAGGCGGTCACGGGGGAATCCTGGGACGCCGCCATCCAGCAGCTGGTGCTGGCGCCGGCTGGCCTCAACCACACCCGTCTCGGCGCCGATGATGTCTTGATCGCCGGCATGGCCAGCGGCTACGGCAGCAAGGGCGGCAAGGTCATTCCCGCTGCCTATCTCAGCATGACCCAGCCCCACGCCGCCGGGGCGCTGGTGTCCACCGTCGATGATCTGTTCCACTGGAATCGCGCCCTGCACGGCGGTCAGTTGCTGAAGCCTGAGAGCTATGAACAGATGATCACGCCGACCGGTGCTGCCAAGGACGCTGGCTACGGATTCGGTATCGGGCCCGGCACCGTGCGCGGTCGTGCGCAGCTCTCTCACGGTGGTGGCATCCACGGTTTCTCCAGTCATCTGCTGTATCTGCCCAAGGACCAGATCAGTGTCGTCATATTGCAGAATTCGGACGACGGTCCGGACGTCGCCACCCTCGCGGTCACGCTCGCTGCCTTCGCGCTGGGCGATCCCTATCCGGAGGCCAAAGCGATCGCTGTCGAACCCGAGGTACTGGCACGTTATGAGGGCGTCTATCGCATCGACGAGCAGAACACGCGCACGCTGCGCCTGGTCGATGGCGCGCTGACCTCCCAACGCAGCGGTGGCCAGCAGCTGAAACTGACCCCGATCGAAGCCGATGTGTTCCTGTTTGACGATGGTCTGACCCGGCTCACCATCGAGCGGGATGATGACAACCAGATCAGCGGCATGCGGCTGTTCCAGAACGGCGAAGGCGAGGGTCAGTTTGCCGAGCGCACCGATGAGCCCTTGCCCTCCGAGCGCGCCCATATCGATCTGGACGCCGCCCAGCTGCAGCGGGTACTCGGGGCCTATCTGGCAGGCCCGGGTACCATGACCGTATTCGTCGACAACGACCAGCTCAAGGTGCAGCTCAGCGGCCAACCGGCTTTCGATCTGCTTGCCGCAAGTCCCGATCAGTTCTTCCTGACGGTCGTCGACGCCACCCTGGAATTCGCCGCCGGTGACCCGGCGCCGTCACTGACGCTGAAGCAGGGCGGTGCCGTGATCGAGTTCACGCGCAAGGCAGAGTGA
- a CDS encoding glutaredoxin family protein produces the protein MNIPLRRSLRDVFFSLALVSLAVSLGSWAGQRWQQSQIPPLVQDFDPASIDLPASYTPVLIANSTCPACTSARRWLQANGIPFSELTVDQSEHARVIADQLGVKVVPTVLVGSTRINGFDERALRTWLKSPLKRP, from the coding sequence ATGAACATTCCGTTGCGACGTTCCCTGCGGGACGTCTTCTTCTCGTTGGCCCTCGTCAGCCTGGCAGTGTCGCTTGGCAGCTGGGCTGGACAGCGCTGGCAGCAGTCGCAGATCCCGCCGCTGGTTCAGGACTTTGATCCGGCGTCCATCGACCTGCCGGCCTCGTACACGCCGGTATTGATTGCCAACAGTACTTGCCCCGCCTGCACCAGCGCCCGGCGCTGGCTGCAGGCCAATGGTATTCCCTTTTCCGAGTTGACCGTCGATCAGTCCGAACACGCTCGGGTGATAGCCGACCAGCTGGGCGTCAAGGTCGTCCCTACCGTGCTGGTTGGCAGCACCCGGATCAACGGATTTGATGAGCGGGCACTGCGGACCTGGCTGAAGTCGCCGCTCAAGCGTCCATGA
- a CDS encoding serine/threonine protein kinase yields MQTSRLQQLFDSAVDLDRAARKAFLDHECADDPALREQLRSLLAVDQRLAHTTVQQVGAEAIAMAAARSDGRLQPGQRLGAFQLCEPIGQGGMGVVYRGERVDGPVKQQVAIKVVRREYLDADVLRRFELERQTLATLDHPYIARLLDAAELNDGTPYFVMEFVAGVPITDYCAQQNLDLRTRVRLMRQVCRAVSHAHRHLIVHRDLKPGNILVTGDGLPKLLDFGIAKSLSPVTAANWAAQTSTGRLFFSPGYAAPEQFRGQRVHVGCDVYALGVLLYELLTGVRPFDFTGLSLGQIEVLLEATPPQAPSSRIEAGMADGRARRRALRGDLDGIVLRCLRKSPLERYGSVDQLDEDLGRYLEGLPVAARRGHSWYRLRKFVARHRWAVSIASASVFALSLAALMLWQQNLALRQERDVSQQTLDIMRDAFAEADPIRASGADISARQILESARKRLDRIDADQPALFAKLAQSIAEVDLSLGQSDQAASLLDRARQAAVRAGWEAGAQAHLLALRARALINADRLNQAQQALDASRSLSPGDSSLEWQVLQGRLWCIREEFDRGLQMLRTVMERVADRSADDELATTVRLSLAEGLGLAGDKAAVLATLEETLTWQKQRLGDSHPQVLRTRMRRVSALRALNRTDEAAAEAASVVDQIVHVFGADTAEAALAYNAFGRTLEVSGRAEESLRAYRQALTATQRAQGLDHSNTRRVQFNLAYALQASGQHDAEAEALYREVLALTEQRSGKQSEMATYVRLYLGRFLQERGRQGEAFELLTPADGWAGLERASDDNRGRYLLTLDQLSKETGCGNAANSACARAKDWIQRAANLPAQAR; encoded by the coding sequence ATGCAAACCAGTCGCCTGCAGCAGCTGTTTGACAGTGCCGTCGACCTTGACCGTGCGGCGCGCAAGGCCTTTCTTGACCACGAGTGCGCGGACGACCCGGCCCTGCGCGAACAGTTGCGCAGCCTGCTGGCGGTCGACCAGCGTTTGGCGCATACCACGGTGCAGCAGGTCGGCGCCGAAGCAATTGCCATGGCTGCCGCGCGCAGCGATGGCCGGCTGCAGCCGGGCCAGCGACTGGGCGCTTTTCAGTTGTGTGAGCCAATCGGACAGGGCGGCATGGGCGTGGTCTACCGCGGCGAACGCGTGGATGGCCCGGTAAAACAGCAGGTTGCCATCAAGGTGGTGCGGCGCGAGTACCTTGATGCCGATGTGCTGCGGCGCTTCGAGCTGGAGCGGCAGACGCTGGCAACGCTCGATCATCCCTATATCGCGCGCCTGCTGGATGCGGCTGAGCTGAATGACGGCACACCCTATTTCGTCATGGAATTTGTGGCAGGTGTACCCATCACCGACTACTGTGCCCAGCAGAACCTGGACCTGCGCACACGCGTACGCCTGATGCGACAGGTTTGCCGGGCGGTCTCGCATGCGCACCGGCACCTGATCGTGCACCGTGATCTCAAACCCGGGAACATTCTCGTCACCGGCGACGGACTGCCCAAGCTGCTCGATTTTGGCATCGCCAAGAGTCTGAGTCCGGTCACGGCGGCCAATTGGGCGGCACAGACCAGCACCGGGCGGCTGTTCTTCTCGCCCGGCTACGCCGCACCCGAGCAGTTCCGCGGCCAGCGCGTGCATGTGGGCTGCGATGTCTACGCGCTCGGCGTGCTGCTTTACGAGTTGCTCACCGGGGTGCGGCCCTTTGATTTCACCGGCCTCAGCCTGGGCCAGATCGAGGTGCTGCTCGAGGCGACACCGCCGCAGGCACCCAGCAGCCGCATCGAGGCGGGCATGGCCGACGGTCGTGCCCGTCGGCGTGCCTTGCGCGGAGATCTCGACGGCATCGTCTTGCGCTGTCTGCGCAAGTCACCGCTGGAACGCTACGGATCGGTCGATCAGCTGGACGAAGATCTGGGGCGTTATCTCGAGGGCCTTCCGGTGGCGGCGCGACGCGGCCATAGTTGGTATCGCTTGCGCAAATTTGTCGCCCGCCATCGTTGGGCAGTTTCCATCGCCAGCGCTTCGGTCTTCGCGCTCAGCCTCGCCGCATTGATGCTGTGGCAGCAGAACCTGGCTTTGCGCCAAGAGCGTGATGTGTCGCAACAGACGCTGGACATTATGCGCGACGCCTTTGCCGAAGCGGATCCGATCCGAGCCTCGGGTGCTGACATCAGTGCTCGGCAGATTCTCGAATCGGCGCGCAAGCGACTGGACCGGATCGATGCCGATCAACCGGCGCTGTTCGCCAAACTGGCGCAATCCATTGCCGAGGTGGACTTGTCGTTGGGACAGTCCGATCAGGCAGCGAGCCTGCTCGATCGCGCCCGCCAAGCGGCGGTGCGGGCTGGCTGGGAAGCCGGCGCGCAGGCCCATCTGCTGGCATTGAGGGCGCGGGCGCTGATCAATGCTGATCGGTTGAATCAGGCGCAACAGGCGCTGGACGCATCCAGATCCCTGAGTCCGGGTGATTCCAGCCTCGAATGGCAGGTGCTGCAGGGTCGGCTCTGGTGTATCCGCGAGGAGTTCGATCGCGGGCTGCAGATGCTGCGGACGGTGATGGAACGTGTCGCCGATCGATCTGCGGACGACGAACTCGCTACCACTGTGCGGTTGTCATTGGCCGAGGGTTTGGGTCTCGCCGGCGACAAGGCGGCGGTACTGGCAACGCTCGAAGAGACGCTGACATGGCAAAAACAGCGTCTCGGCGATAGTCACCCTCAGGTGTTGCGCACGCGCATGCGACGCGTCTCTGCCCTGCGCGCGCTCAATCGCACTGACGAAGCGGCCGCTGAAGCCGCCAGCGTGGTGGACCAGATTGTCCACGTTTTTGGCGCGGATACCGCCGAGGCCGCCCTGGCCTACAATGCCTTCGGGCGCACTCTGGAAGTCAGCGGTCGGGCCGAGGAATCCCTCCGGGCCTACCGGCAGGCGCTGACGGCCACCCAGAGGGCGCAGGGACTGGATCACAGCAACACCCGCCGGGTGCAATTCAATCTCGCCTATGCCTTGCAGGCCAGCGGCCAGCACGATGCGGAGGCCGAAGCGCTCTACCGGGAAGTACTGGCATTGACCGAGCAGCGATCGGGCAAGCAAAGCGAAATGGCCACCTATGTGCGCCTGTATCTCGGGCGGTTCCTGCAGGAACGCGGTCGTCAGGGTGAAGCTTTCGAACTGCTTACTCCAGCGGACGGCTGGGCAGGCCTTGAGCGCGCCAGTGACGACAACCGCGGCCGATATCTGCTGACGCTGGATCAGCTATCCAAAGAGACCGGCTGTGGCAACGCGGCTAATTCCGCCTGTGCCCGTGCCAAGGACTGGATTCAGCGCGCCGCGAACCTGCCGGCTCAAGCCCGATGA
- a CDS encoding sigma-70 family RNA polymerase sigma factor — MITDLLHRWKTGDREVEQALMDLAYPTLVELAHAQARRNGGVLTLQATELAHEAYARLIQQRSVDWKSREHFYAIAATVIRRVVVDYLRLRHRDKRGGKLPFVSLDEIDERDAPGIDESVDWISVDQALNEFAEFDPVGARLVELKFFSGLNTEQIAEVMGSSVATVGRQWRLARAWLGQRLGVDDSEP, encoded by the coding sequence TTGATCACCGACCTGCTGCATCGCTGGAAGACGGGTGACCGGGAGGTGGAACAGGCTCTGATGGACCTGGCTTACCCGACGCTGGTGGAACTGGCTCACGCCCAGGCGCGACGCAACGGCGGAGTCTTGACGCTGCAGGCGACCGAGTTGGCGCACGAGGCCTACGCCCGATTGATTCAGCAACGCAGTGTGGACTGGAAGAGTCGCGAACACTTCTACGCCATTGCCGCGACGGTGATCCGACGCGTGGTCGTGGACTATTTGCGCTTGCGCCATCGTGACAAGCGTGGCGGCAAGCTGCCTTTTGTTTCCCTCGACGAGATCGACGAGCGTGATGCCCCGGGCATTGACGAATCGGTGGACTGGATCAGTGTCGACCAGGCTTTGAACGAGTTCGCAGAGTTCGACCCGGTGGGTGCCCGGCTGGTTGAGCTCAAGTTCTTTTCCGGATTGAATACCGAGCAAATCGCCGAGGTCATGGGCAGTTCGGTGGCCACTGTGGGTCGACAATGGCGATTGGCACGCGCCTGGCTGGGGCAGCGTCTCGGCGTGGACGATAGCGAGCCCTGA
- a CDS encoding NADH:flavin oxidoreductase/NADH oxidase family protein, with protein sequence MPSLDSARVDSDHSQTPTSAMIEQPFTLPCGVTLPNRLAKAAMTEGLADRDHLATPRLAHLYRRWSEGGIGLSLTGNVMVEHSVLENPANVVIDPTHPHTVSAEARERLRAWAQAGSVAGNALWMQISHAGRQSPRYVTGRPRGPSAVQLDLLGNYATPVALTREEIAELVQRFAKVAMVARDCGFGGVQIHSAHGYLLSSFLSPVTNRREDEYGGSVDNRARFLIQILRAVRTAVGADYPISVKLNSDDFRKGGFSHADCLKVVELLNPEGIDLLEISGGTYEQPRLLGMEGKPDSVMPVRTSTRLREAYFLSYAEDIRKIARMPLMVTGGFRSRAGMVQALSDGVCDLIGIARPVCTHPDSPGSLLAGETDALPAFEAGLHLAERGWRSPTSRFTLMRVINVLGGQQWYYENIHQLADGLPPRLDRGMLTAFAMFWRNELWRAARMRRG encoded by the coding sequence ATGCCGAGCCTCGATAGCGCACGGGTAGACTCAGATCACTCACAAACACCGACAAGCGCCATGATCGAGCAGCCCTTTACCCTGCCCTGCGGCGTTACCTTGCCAAACCGTCTGGCCAAGGCAGCGATGACCGAGGGTCTGGCAGACCGCGATCATCTGGCCACGCCGCGATTGGCGCATCTGTACCGGCGTTGGAGTGAGGGCGGGATCGGGCTGTCGCTGACCGGCAATGTCATGGTCGAACACTCGGTGCTGGAGAATCCGGCCAATGTGGTGATCGATCCCACCCATCCGCATACGGTGTCCGCCGAAGCTCGCGAACGCCTGCGGGCGTGGGCGCAGGCTGGCAGCGTGGCGGGAAATGCCCTGTGGATGCAGATCTCGCACGCCGGGCGGCAGTCGCCGCGCTACGTGACTGGTCGTCCACGCGGGCCGTCGGCGGTACAGCTGGACCTGCTCGGCAACTACGCCACGCCGGTGGCCTTGACGCGCGAGGAGATCGCCGAACTGGTGCAGCGCTTCGCCAAGGTGGCGATGGTCGCCCGTGACTGTGGTTTCGGCGGCGTGCAGATCCACTCGGCCCATGGTTATTTGCTGAGCTCCTTCCTGTCGCCGGTGACCAACCGGCGCGAGGATGAATACGGCGGCAGTGTCGACAACCGGGCACGTTTCCTGATCCAGATCCTGCGTGCCGTGCGTACGGCCGTCGGTGCCGACTACCCGATCTCGGTCAAGCTCAACTCCGATGATTTCCGCAAGGGCGGCTTCAGCCACGCCGATTGCCTCAAGGTGGTCGAACTGCTCAATCCCGAAGGCATCGATCTGCTGGAGATCTCCGGCGGCACCTACGAGCAACCGCGCCTGCTCGGCATGGAAGGCAAGCCCGATTCGGTGATGCCGGTGCGCACCAGCACGCGCCTGCGCGAGGCCTATTTTCTGTCCTATGCAGAAGATATCCGCAAGATCGCGCGCATGCCGCTGATGGTGACCGGCGGCTTCCGTTCCCGCGCCGGCATGGTCCAGGCCCTGAGCGATGGCGTTTGCGACCTCATCGGCATTGCCCGCCCGGTGTGCACCCATCCGGATTCACCAGGATCATTGTTGGCCGGTGAGACCGACGCCCTGCCCGCTTTCGAGGCCGGGCTGCATCTGGCCGAGCGTGGCTGGCGCTCGCCCACCAGTCGTTTCACGCTGATGCGGGTGATCAACGTGCTCGGCGGCCAGCAGTGGTACTACGAGAACATCCATCAACTGGCCGACGGACTGCCACCAAGACTCGATCGAGGCATGCTCACGGCCTTCGCCATGTTCTGGCGCAATGAGCTGTGGAGAGCGGCTCGGATGCGGCGGGGTTGA
- a CDS encoding antitoxin codes for MKSALTTLFRSNTSQAVRLPKALELPASVTQVRVTAIGNTRVIAPVGESWSLWFDGPGVTEDFMEEREQPADQQREEF; via the coding sequence ATGAAATCGGCGCTCACGACACTCTTTCGCAGCAATACCAGCCAGGCGGTACGCCTGCCAAAAGCGCTCGAACTGCCGGCCTCGGTCACGCAGGTCCGCGTCACGGCAATCGGCAATACCCGCGTGATCGCCCCCGTGGGCGAATCCTGGTCGCTGTGGTTCGACGGTCCCGGCGTGACCGAGGATTTCATGGAGGAACGCGAACAGCCGGCAGATCAGCAACGCGAAGAGTTCTAG
- a CDS encoding SDR family oxidoreductase — translation MTNARKLFDLDGRTALITGGSRGLGLQMAEALGDFGARLMLSARKADELEAARTHLQARGIKVDIFAADAGQEQGIQTLADAAMGTLGQVDILINNAGASWGAAAEDYPIEAWDKVFNLNMRSVFLLTQAIGKRSMLPRKYGRIINIASVAGLAGNPPGSMKTIAYNSSKAAVINFTRALASEWGIHGITVNALAPGFFPTRMSKGLISAIGEQAMAAQAPLNRLGDDEDLKGATLLFASDAGKHITGQVLAVDGGVSAV, via the coding sequence ATGACCAACGCACGAAAACTCTTCGATCTCGACGGCCGCACGGCTTTGATTACCGGCGGGTCACGCGGTCTGGGGCTGCAGATGGCCGAGGCTTTGGGTGACTTCGGGGCACGTCTGATGCTCTCGGCGCGCAAAGCCGATGAGCTGGAGGCGGCGCGCACGCACTTGCAGGCTCGGGGTATCAAAGTGGATATCTTTGCGGCTGATGCTGGCCAGGAGCAAGGCATCCAGACGCTGGCCGACGCCGCCATGGGCACGCTCGGACAGGTCGACATCCTGATCAACAATGCCGGTGCCAGCTGGGGCGCGGCGGCCGAGGATTACCCTATCGAGGCCTGGGACAAGGTCTTCAATCTCAACATGCGCAGCGTGTTCCTGCTGACCCAGGCCATCGGCAAGCGCTCGATGCTGCCGCGCAAGTATGGGCGAATCATCAATATCGCTTCAGTGGCTGGCCTGGCTGGCAACCCGCCGGGGTCGATGAAGACCATCGCCTACAACAGTTCCAAGGCCGCAGTGATCAATTTCACCCGTGCGCTGGCCAGCGAATGGGGTATCCATGGCATCACCGTCAATGCGTTGGCACCGGGCTTCTTTCCAACGCGCATGTCGAAGGGGCTGATCAGTGCGATCGGCGAGCAGGCGATGGCGGCCCAGGCTCCGCTGAATCGACTCGGCGACGACGAAGACCTCAAGGGCGCCACGCTGCTGTTTGCCTCCGACGCCGGCAAGCACATCACCGGCCAGGTGCTGGCGGTCGATGGCGGCGTGTCTGCGGTATGA